In Prunus dulcis chromosome 1, ALMONDv2, whole genome shotgun sequence, the following are encoded in one genomic region:
- the LOC117614733 gene encoding E3 ubiquitin-protein ligase RNF130-like isoform X1: MAGLGRFPGVDLPPRRRKPTHRHESYAKYREAPPLREWLEPSVNQVTSMDLDEATHKARSRLEKRLGYCRPSSSRKDAAMGSNSKGLGRSWGFFSVISRNVTADREVCAICLESFEAGEQAMDLSCAHKFHSNCLLPWLHAHPDCPYCRTPVS; the protein is encoded by the exons atGGCTGGGCTTGGAAGGTTTCCTGGGGTAGATCTGCctccaagaagaagaaaaccaacCCACCGTCATGAAAGTTATGCCAAGTATAGAGAAGCACCACCGCTGAGGGAATGGCTGGAGCCATCCGTGAACCAAGTGACCTCCATGGATTTGGATGAAGCAACTCACAAAGCTCGCAGCAGGCTAGAGAAGAGGCTTGGCTATTGCAGACCCTCCTCAAG TAGAAAAGATGCTGCAATgggttcaaattcaaaagGATTGGGCAGGTCATGGGGCTTCTTCTCTGTGATCAGCAGAAATGTAACAGCAGACAGAGAGGTTTGTGCTATTTGCTTAGAAAGTTTTGAGGCAGGAGAGCAGGCCATGGACCTCAGTTGTGCCCATAAGTTCCACTCCAATTGTCTTCTGCCATGGCTTCATGCCCATCCAGATTGCCCTTATTGTAGGACCCCTGTTTCTTAA
- the LOC117614733 gene encoding E3 ubiquitin-protein ligase RNF128-like isoform X2 has translation MAGLGRFPGVDLPPRRRKPTHRHESYAKYREAPPLREWLEPSVNQVTSMDLDEATHKARSRLEKRLGYCRPSSRKDAAMGSNSKGLGRSWGFFSVISRNVTADREVCAICLESFEAGEQAMDLSCAHKFHSNCLLPWLHAHPDCPYCRTPVS, from the exons atGGCTGGGCTTGGAAGGTTTCCTGGGGTAGATCTGCctccaagaagaagaaaaccaacCCACCGTCATGAAAGTTATGCCAAGTATAGAGAAGCACCACCGCTGAGGGAATGGCTGGAGCCATCCGTGAACCAAGTGACCTCCATGGATTTGGATGAAGCAACTCACAAAGCTCGCAGCAGGCTAGAGAAGAGGCTTGGCTATTGCAGACCCTCCTCAAG AAAAGATGCTGCAATgggttcaaattcaaaagGATTGGGCAGGTCATGGGGCTTCTTCTCTGTGATCAGCAGAAATGTAACAGCAGACAGAGAGGTTTGTGCTATTTGCTTAGAAAGTTTTGAGGCAGGAGAGCAGGCCATGGACCTCAGTTGTGCCCATAAGTTCCACTCCAATTGTCTTCTGCCATGGCTTCATGCCCATCCAGATTGCCCTTATTGTAGGACCCCTGTTTCTTAA
- the LOC117614098 gene encoding uncharacterized protein LOC117614098, with protein MASTFLCAPLAILLAIQSVSADPLGSLLAPIFSPILDDVCKQVECGKGTCKPSSNSTFLFECECEPGWKQTSSDHLKFLPCVIPQCNLNYSCTKAPAPEPSKANDSSIFDPCFWSYCGRGSCNKTSKFTYNCECAEGYYNLLNVTALPCFEDCAIGMDCANLGISVSNKSAASAPPLADNAKNQASSMVQVNSPTLVILMLFAAMLYWK; from the exons ATGGCTTCCACCTTTCTCTGTGCTCCGCTTGCCATCTTGCTTGCTATTCAGTCTGTCTCTGCTGATCCATTGGGCAGCTTACTTGCTCCTATCTTCTCTCCAATCTTgg ATGATGTGTGCAAACAAGTAGAATGTGGAAAAGGGACGTGCAAGCCTTCTAGCAACAGCACTTTCCTTTTTGAATGTGAATGTGAACCTGGGTGGAAGCAGACTTCTTCTGATCACCTCAAGTTTCTCCCTTGCGTGATTCCCCAAT GTAATCTGAATTACTCCTGCACCAAAGCGCCAGCCCCTGAACCAAGCAAAGCCAATGATTCATCAATCTTTGATC CTTGCTTTTGGAGTTATTGTGGACGTGGATCATGCAACAAGACATCAAAATTCACATACAACTGCGAATGTGCAGAAGGTTATTATAATCTTCTAAATGTCACTGCCCTCCCTTGCTTTGAAGATT GTGCAATCGGGATGGATTGTGCAAACCTTGGGATTTCAGTGTCAAATAAATCTGCTGCTTCAGCACCACCATTAGCTGACAATGCAAAGAATCAAG CTAGCTCAATGGTACAAGTAAACTCTCCTACATTGGTGATCCTGATGCTGTTTGCTGCTATGCTATATTGGAAATAG
- the LOC117615250 gene encoding VAN3-binding protein-like produces the protein MDPVQAAMFRPPETPREPMEFLSRSWSVSAQEVSKALSPSPGQGQGPLSKLNLSSAVNGGGGPIPEDLAGELDESASFSGNPFSFASSETSQLVMERIMSQSQEVSPRTSGRLSHSSGPLNGSLTDSPPVSPSEIDDVKYGRSNNHHNTGFRATGAGGTATSGGGKTVGRWLKDRREKKKEETRAHNAQLHAAVSVAGVASAIAAIAAATAASSGSGKDEHMAKTDMAVASAATLVAAQCVEAAEAMGAEREHLATVVSSAVNVRSAGDIMTLTAAAATALRGAATLKARALKEVWNIAAVIPVEKGVGVGGNGNGNGSNGNSNSSFSGELVPEENFLGICSRELLAKGCEILKRTRKGDLHWKIVSVYINRTGQVMLKMKSRHVAGTITKKKKNVVLEVIKDMPAWPGRHLLEGGEHRRYFGLKTVMRGVVEFECRSQREYDIWTLGVSRLLSIAAERHNRHRV, from the exons ATGGACCCGGTTCAGGCCGCCATGTTCCGGCCACCGGAAACTCCTCGCGAACCCATGGAATTTCTCTCGCGCTCCTGGAGCGTCTCAGCTCAAGAAGTATCCAAAGCCTTATCTCCTTCCCCTGGCCAAGGCCAAGGCCCACTCTCAAAGCTCAACCTCAGCTCTGCTGTTAATGGCGGTGGTGGGCCCATACCTGAGGACTTGGCCGGAGAGTTAGACGAGAGTGCTAGTTTTTCTGGGAACCCATTTTCGTTTGCTTCCTCTGAGACCTCTCAGCTTGTAATGGAGCGTATTATGTCACAATCT CAAGAGGTATCTCCACGCACCTCAGGTCGGCTCTCACACAGCAGCGGCCCTCTCAACGGTTCCTTAACCGACAGCCCACCTGTCTCTCCCTCTGAAATCGACGATGTCAAG TATGGCCGCTCAAACAACCACCACAACACCGGATTTAGAGCCACCGGTGCTGGCGGCACCGCCACGTCCGGTGGGGGAAAGACAGTGGGTAGGTGGCTTAAGGATAggagggagaagaagaaagaggagaCCAGGGCCCACAATGCCCAGCTCCATGCTGCTGTTTCTGTTGCTGGGGTGGCTTCTGCCATAGCCGCCATTGCTGCTGCCACTGCCGCCTCATCTGGGTCCGGTAAAGATGAGCATATGGCCAAGACTGACATGGCCGTGGCCTCTGCTGCCACATTGGTTGCTGCACAGTGTGTGGAGGCGGCTGAGGCCATGGGGGCTGAGCGGGAACATCTTGCTACAGTGGTCAGCTCTGCCGTGAATGTCCGATCTGCTGGCGATATCATGACATTAACGGCTGCTGCAGCAACAG CTTTACGTGGTGCAGCAACATTGAAGGCAAGGGCATTGAAGGAAGTGTGGAATATAGCAGCAGTTATTCCTGTCGAGAAAGGGGTAGGAGTAGGTGGTAATGGTAATGGTAATGGTAGTAACGGTAATTCCAACAGTAGTTTCAGTGGAGAACTTGTTCCTGAAGAGAATTTTCTGGGCATCTGTAGTAGAGAATTACTTGCTAAGGGTTGTGAGATCCTCAAGCGCACCCGCAAAG GTGATCTTCATTGGAAAATTGTCTCTGTTTATATCAATAGGACGGGTCAG GTTATGCTGAAGATGAAGAGCAGGCATGTTGCTGGGACCatcacaaaaaagaaaaaga ATGTGGTGCTGGAGGTGATTAAAGATATGCCAGCTTGGCCTGGTCGCCACCTGCTTGAGGGAGGTGAGCACCGGCGTTACTTTGGACTGAAAACAGTTATGCGCGGAGTTGTAGAATTCGAATGCCGGAGCCAGAGAGAGTATGATATTTGGACTCTCGGTGTCTCAAGGCTCCTCTCCATTGCTGCAGAAAGGCACAATAGACATAGGGTTTGA
- the LOC117613639 gene encoding protein IQ-DOMAIN 1 produces the protein MGKTGKWLRSFLTGKKDKEKDKEKCPTNQCCSVASHENPTTPISNSQTTPKEKRRWSFRRSSATAAAAAAASAAAPRDSSFIDAMPTTPPPMHTTLDSQNYEQKKHALAMAAATAAVADAAVAAAQAAAAVIRLTAAANEKASASEEAAAVKIQSVFRSYLARKALCALKGLVKLQALVRGHLVRKQAKATLRCMQALVTAQARALAQRIRMAEDENTVIPPRHSTPRRSLQENRFRHTYNEMDRGMEENIKIVEMDIGESKGILKSRNSSYSNLSQTERTEHRFSTQHAPNQAYSNQDSYNQLSPAPSALTDLSPGACSAHLEDYSFGTAQSSPQCYSAMSKLDPSRAPFAFPRPDYGEPLSYDYPLFPNYMANTQSSKAKARSQSAPKQRPADSIERQPSRPRKASMEGRNIPRAVKMQRSSSHVSSTAQNYQYPWYIKLDRSTVSLKESECGSSSTVLTNTNYCRSLVAFDAHGSRY, from the exons ATGGGGAAGACAGGCAAATGGCTTAGAAGCTTCTTGACAGGAAAGAAGGACAAGGAGAAGGACAAGGAAAAATGTCCCACAAACCAGTGTTGTTCTGTTGCAAGTCATGAGAATCCAACAACTCCAATTTCCAATTCACAGACAACACCgaaagagaagaggagatGGAGTTTCAGAAGATCATCAGccacagcagcagcagcagcagcagcatcagcCGCAGCTCCAAGAGACTCCAGTTTTATAGATGCAATGCCCACCACACCACCGCCTATGCACACCACATTGGACTCTcagaattatgagcagaaaaAACATGCCCTGGCTATGGCTGCGGCCACAGCTGCAGTCGCTGATGCAGCTGTGGCTGCGGCGCAAGCTGCAGCCGCTGTGATCCGGCTTACAGCAGCTGCCAATGAGAAAGCCAGTGCATCTGAAGAGGCAGCAGCTGTCAAAATTCAATCTGTCTTCCGTTCATATTTG GCAAGAAAAGCACTGTGTGCCTTGAAAGGATTAGTGAAGTTGCAGGCGTTGGTAAGGGGTCACCTGGTGAGAAAACAGGCCAAAGCTACACTAAGGTGCATGCAGGCATTGGTGACAGCACAGGCTCGAGCTCTGGCTCAGAGGATCCGGATGGCTGAAGATGAAAATACTGTTATTCCTCCTAGACATTCCACCCCCAGAAGATCTTTGCAGGAAAATCGGTTCCGGCATACATATAAT GAAATGGACAGAGGCATGGAAGAGAACATTAAGATCGTGGAGATGGATATTGGAGAGTCAAAGGGAATTTTGAAGAGCAGAAATAGCAGCTATTCAAACCTCTCACAAACAGAGAGAACAGAACACAGATTTTCCACTCAGCATGCACCGAATCAAGCCTACTCAAACCAAGACAGCTACAACCAGCTCTCCCCAGCTCCATCAGCTCTCACTGACTTGAGCCCTGGAGCCTGCAGCGCACATTTGGAGGACTATTCTTTTGGCACAGCACAAAGCAGCCCTCAGTGCTATTCTGCCATGTCCAAACTTGACCCATCAAGAGCACCCTTTGCTTTTCCTAGGCCAGATTATGGAGAGCCTCTGTCCTATGACTACCCTTTGTTCCCAAATTACATGGCAAACACACAATCTTCAAAGGCGAAAGCCCGGTCGCAGAGTGCACCAAAGCAAAGGCCGGCAGATTCAATTGAGAGGCAGCCAAGCAGGCCGCGGAAGGCGTCCATGGAAGGCAGGAACATCCCAAGGGCTGTGAAGATGCAGAGGTCATCTTCTCATGTGAGTTCAACTGCTCAGAATTACCAGTATCCTTGGTATATCAAGCTTGACAGGTCCACCGTTTCACTCAAAGAAAGTGAATGTGGCTCCAGCAGTACAGTGCTCACAAACACCAACTACTGCAGATCTCTTGTTGCATTTGAT GCACATGGAAGTAGGTACTAA